The sequence below is a genomic window from Nostoc flagelliforme CCNUN1.
ACTTTAGCAGTAAAACCAGGTTTCTTTTGTGCTTGAGCGTTATTTACTAAGCTACCTATTAAGGGAGTTGATATAAACAATCCCAATACAGAAAATTGGACAATGCGTTTTAAAACTGTGCGGCGTTGTTGAATAAATGGTATTTTCATCACTAGAATATTTTAGTTACAACTAATCATCAGTCCCAAATCACATCTACGTTGTAAATCTTACTTTCTTTTAGCAAGTAAGATAATAGGAAGTTTTTATTTAAACCTCCTAGAACACCAATTTATGATAAAAAATTGCGATTGTGCTAATTCAGTAAATCTCCTTTTCGATTTGATAAATTGGTATTCTAGTTTGTTTAGAAAAACAAACTTTACATTTGATTATTGTCTACTTTTCACTGATAAGTGTTGGTGGAGTAATAGCTGCATATTCTTGAGGCGTGAGCAATGCTTCCTGAACATCAATCTTTTTGGGTAAGATTTTTTCGTTATAAAATAAATCTGCAACACTTTGTTGAGCTTTCATCAACTCTGGAGTAATTCCTTTTATTCGATAATTAGCGCGTCCAGAAATTATTTCTTGAATAGGTAGATCAATCTTGAGTATCGGTGCTATGAGTTTGGCCACTTCTTGACGATTTGCTTCTGCCCATTGACCATTTTTATCAATCTCTTCCAAGATAATCCGAAGTAATTCTGGATTTTCTCTAGCAAACTCTCGTGTTCCTACATAGTATCCGCCTGGGGTTCCAATATTTGTCGCATCTCGCAGCACACGCGCACCGTGTAGTTTTTCTACCAAAGCCAAGTGAGGATCGCCAGTTACCCAAACTGGAATAGTGCCCTGAATAAATGCACCACGGGCTTCAACATTGGGCATACTCAAAACTTTAATATCACTATATTTTAAACCTACTTCTTTTAAAGCTTGGATGATAAAATAGTGAGAAGCAGAACCTTTTTGGAAAACTACTTTTTGACCTTTGATATCAGCTAAACTTTTAATTGGAGAACCTTTAGGAACTGCGATCGCACTCCCTTTACCGGAACTAGCAGTAATTCTTCTACCAGCAAGATAGACGATTCTGGCACCAGCCGCTTGGGCAAAAATGGGAGGAGTTTCTCCAACTGAACCAACATCAATTTTACCGACATTCATCGCTTCCATGAGTTGCGGCCCTTGGGCAAATTGCGCCCACTCAACTTTTACACCCAAGGGTTCCAAACGTTTTTCTAAGACTCCTGTCACTCTAACTAAATCACCAGAGCTTTGGTACCCCATTCGCAGCACTTTGGTTTTGAAAGTAATAGCTTTTGTTGCTGCTGTCTCTGCTTTAGTGTCAGTTGGATTATTTGTATTATTACTGGGTGAAGTACAACTTATTAAAGTGGTCGATAAAGCTAAAAAACCAGGCATTACAAATAATGCAATTTTACTGATTAGTGTCGACTTATTTTTTACAGCATTGCTAAACATATTTTAAACTCCAGGTTTAATCAAACAATCTTTTACAAACAGGAAACTAATCAAACTATTTAAAATTTGATCACAGTTTTTAAGTTATTTACAAATGCTTTTAAGTTTTAATATCGTCTATATATTATCTAGTT
It includes:
- a CDS encoding sulfonate ABC transporter substrate-binding protein: MGYQSSGDLVRVTGVLEKRLEPLGVKVEWAQFAQGPQLMEAMNVGKIDVGSVGETPPIFAQAAGARIVYLAGRRITASSGKGSAIAVPKGSPIKSLADIKGQKVVFQKGSASHYFIIQALKEVGLKYSDIKVLSMPNVEARGAFIQGTIPVWVTGDPHLALVEKLHGARVLRDATNIGTPGGYYVGTREFARENPELLRIILEEIDKNGQWAEANRQEVAKLIAPILKIDLPIQEIISGRANYRIKGITPELMKAQQSVADLFYNEKILPKKIDVQEALLTPQEYAAITPPTLISEK